One region of Haloprofundus salilacus genomic DNA includes:
- a CDS encoding GNAT family N-acetyltransferase has protein sequence MTIEVSRATGEDRRSWNDYVERAPHATPFHRLEALEALRDVSDTKLHLLVGREGEEVFGIFPLFEGTVGPFSSVRCPPTEHDVPYLGPVWLNFEHLSQRKTEMRNHQFVEESFRWMDEHVDPDHVDIRTVDRYPDVRPFIWSEYDVSPAYTYVLDLEPGAEEIKSRFSRSTRRYVRDVDDYDIGERGYSGIEYTVRQYHKRYENAGVSLDLCKALYDALPDGCVRPYVISIDGRPVGGRLTVELGDTIYAWISAADIEADAPVNELIEWYAIRDAAERGLSRYDFVGGMVPSLCRYKSQFSPKPRALYLVQRQQPWMQGASMLYNRLPDRVRALV, from the coding sequence ATGACGATAGAAGTCTCCAGAGCCACGGGCGAGGACCGCCGCTCGTGGAACGACTACGTCGAGCGCGCACCTCACGCGACGCCGTTTCACCGACTGGAAGCGTTGGAGGCGCTGCGGGACGTGAGCGACACGAAACTGCACCTCCTCGTCGGACGGGAGGGGGAGGAGGTGTTCGGCATCTTCCCGCTGTTCGAGGGCACGGTAGGGCCGTTCTCGTCGGTTCGGTGTCCGCCGACCGAACACGACGTGCCGTATCTCGGTCCGGTGTGGCTCAACTTCGAGCACCTCTCACAGCGGAAGACCGAGATGCGAAACCACCAGTTCGTCGAGGAGAGCTTCCGGTGGATGGACGAACACGTCGACCCCGACCACGTCGACATCCGTACGGTCGACCGCTACCCGGACGTCCGTCCGTTCATCTGGTCGGAGTACGACGTCAGCCCCGCCTACACGTACGTCCTCGACCTCGAACCGGGCGCAGAGGAGATAAAGAGCCGGTTCAGCCGAAGCACGAGGCGGTACGTCCGCGACGTCGACGACTACGACATCGGCGAGCGGGGCTACTCGGGAATCGAGTACACCGTCCGGCAGTACCACAAGCGATACGAGAACGCCGGCGTCTCGCTTGACCTCTGCAAGGCGCTGTACGACGCGTTGCCCGACGGCTGCGTCCGACCGTACGTGATATCGATCGACGGTCGACCCGTCGGCGGCAGGCTCACCGTCGAACTGGGGGACACCATCTACGCGTGGATCAGCGCGGCGGACATCGAAGCTGACGCGCCGGTGAACGAACTCATCGAGTGGTACGCCATCCGCGACGCCGCCGAGCGGGGACTGTCGCGGTACGACTTCGTCGGCGGGATGGTTCCGAGCCTCTGTCGCTACAAATCGCAGTTTTCGCCGAAACCCCGGGCGCTGTACCTCGTCCAGCGACAGCAGCCGTGGATGCAGGGGGCATCGATGCTCTACAACAGACTGCCGGACCGTGTCCGGGCGCTCGTCTGA
- a CDS encoding glucosamine inositolphosphorylceramide transferase family protein → MRSKLGGLRPLRKTAWSVGERLHRSSVADVGVPAASTAMTAVESNWDGYGEPKPTPTPSPGPFSLVPGRGVVNPVVTAADVTDFGDAEFVADPFLFVTPDDRWHLFFEVFNRDRTPTAAIAHAVSDDGGTRWSYDRVVLEPDDHLAFPYLFRWGERYYMIPERWNRETPASALLYRTDSLPDGWEPVAELVAPSRFLSDFVVFRHGGRWWALAGSDDHSADLFAFYNDELEADHWTPHENNPVVRGRPSAARPGGRPLVRNDDVIVFFQDCEARYGNRVRAYAIDRLTPSTYEDRELRTSPILEGAEKLLGWNSGRMHHLDPWPVGDGWRCAVDGNIGLGGRLFGPDHWAIGIYDSL, encoded by the coding sequence ATGCGATCCAAACTCGGCGGCCTCAGGCCCCTCAGAAAGACTGCGTGGTCCGTAGGCGAGCGCCTCCACCGCTCGTCCGTCGCCGACGTCGGCGTCCCGGCGGCGTCGACGGCGATGACCGCCGTCGAGTCGAACTGGGACGGCTACGGCGAACCGAAGCCGACGCCGACACCGTCGCCCGGTCCGTTCTCGCTTGTCCCGGGACGCGGCGTCGTAAACCCCGTCGTCACCGCGGCGGACGTGACCGACTTCGGCGACGCGGAGTTCGTCGCCGACCCGTTCCTGTTCGTCACGCCCGACGACCGCTGGCACCTGTTCTTCGAGGTGTTCAACCGCGACCGGACGCCGACCGCCGCCATCGCGCACGCCGTCAGCGACGACGGCGGTACGCGCTGGTCGTACGACCGGGTCGTCCTCGAGCCCGACGACCACCTCGCGTTCCCATACCTATTCAGGTGGGGCGAGCGGTACTACATGATACCCGAACGCTGGAACCGCGAGACGCCGGCGAGCGCCCTCCTCTATCGGACCGACTCGCTCCCGGACGGGTGGGAACCGGTCGCCGAACTGGTCGCGCCGAGTCGGTTTCTGAGCGACTTCGTCGTCTTTCGACACGGGGGTCGGTGGTGGGCGCTCGCGGGCAGCGACGACCACAGCGCGGACCTCTTCGCGTTCTACAACGACGAACTCGAAGCCGACCACTGGACGCCGCACGAGAACAACCCCGTCGTCCGTGGGCGACCGTCTGCGGCCCGTCCAGGCGGTCGGCCGCTCGTCCGCAACGACGACGTCATTGTGTTCTTTCAGGACTGTGAGGCCCGCTACGGTAACCGCGTTCGAGCGTACGCAATCGACCGACTGACGCCGTCGACTTACGAGGACCGCGAACTCCGGACCTCGCCGATTCTCGAAGGCGCGGAGAAACTGCTCGGCTGGAACTCGGGACGGATGCACCATCTCGACCCGTGGCCCGTCGGCGACGGGTGGCGCTGCGCCGTCGACGGCAACATCGGACTCGGCGGGCGACTGTTCGGCCCGGACCACTGGGCGATCGGTATCTACGATTCGCTGTGA